A genomic stretch from Arthrobacter sp. KBS0702 includes:
- a CDS encoding DUF1345 domain-containing protein, which produces MSADRLSGSRGGSFNSRAHHSRLRVLVMAVVGLGTGLAVGALKSWAYAPAMGWAAASLTYLIWVWAVIAGLQAEATAAHARREDPSRGVSDVLVLTATVASFGGVALILLDASNAEGGTKAAIVGMALGSVALSWLLVHTLYTLRYASIYYRDKTGVDFNEDKLPRYLDFAYLAFTVGMTFQVSDTDLKTDAIRTTVLRQALLSYLLGAIVLATTINLVAGLIH; this is translated from the coding sequence ATGAGTGCAGACAGATTGTCGGGGAGCCGCGGCGGAAGCTTCAATAGCCGGGCCCATCATTCGCGGCTCCGGGTGCTGGTCATGGCCGTCGTGGGCCTGGGGACGGGGCTGGCGGTCGGGGCATTGAAGTCCTGGGCCTATGCGCCCGCGATGGGGTGGGCGGCGGCGTCCTTGACCTACCTGATCTGGGTTTGGGCGGTCATCGCAGGGCTGCAGGCCGAGGCAACGGCGGCGCACGCCCGGCGCGAGGATCCCAGCCGGGGAGTGTCCGATGTTCTTGTCCTGACGGCGACGGTGGCCAGCTTCGGCGGGGTCGCCTTGATCCTGCTGGACGCATCCAATGCCGAGGGCGGGACGAAGGCAGCCATTGTCGGGATGGCTCTGGGCAGTGTGGCCCTGTCCTGGCTGCTCGTGCATACGCTGTACACGCTGCGCTACGCGTCCATCTACTACCGGGACAAGACCGGCGTCGACTTCAATGAGGACAAGCTCCCGCGTTACCTCGATTTCGCCTATTTGGCTTTCACCGTCGGAATGACGTTCCAGGTTTCGGATACCGATCTCAAGACGGACGCCATCCGCACGACGGTGCTGCGCCAGGCGCTGCTCTCGTATCTGCTCGGCGCCATTGTGCTGGCAACCACCATCAACCTCGTGGCCGGCTTGATCCACTGA
- a CDS encoding alkaline phosphatase family protein yields the protein MNPTTPTAPPAHERRGRRTLRRLAAAALVVLAAASLSYGPQAATAGTPATAAPAATTAGGGYLPRAKHVFVINLENKGYDETWGPASAAPYLSQTLRSQGVLLNQYFGTAHNSQPNYVAQISGQGPNPQMQADCQSYSPFVGSGTASPGQAVGDGCVFPASVPTVAGQLKDAGKTWKGYMEDMGTPCRHPALGAVDDTQKAKVGDQYAARHNPFVYFAGITGSPDCANNDVDLSALKTDLASTATTPNLSMITPNLCHDGHDSPCVDGQPGGLASADAWLKEWVPAITSSPAFKQDGVLVITFDESDGPQSDASACCGEGPGPNSPQPGITGPGGGRVGALVLSPFTKGGTWSTTPYNHYSLLASIEDTFGLPYLGYAGTPGLNRFGLDVYNAGV from the coding sequence GTGAACCCCACTACCCCAACAGCACCGCCCGCGCACGAACGCCGCGGCCGCCGCACGCTGCGGCGGCTCGCCGCTGCCGCCCTGGTGGTGCTCGCCGCCGCCTCGCTTAGCTATGGCCCGCAGGCTGCCACGGCTGGAACGCCGGCCACCGCCGCCCCGGCCGCCACCACCGCCGGTGGCGGCTACCTGCCAAGGGCCAAGCACGTCTTTGTGATCAACCTTGAGAACAAGGGTTACGACGAGACCTGGGGTCCGGCATCAGCCGCGCCGTATCTCTCGCAGACGCTGCGCAGCCAGGGTGTGCTGCTGAACCAGTACTTCGGCACGGCGCATAACTCCCAGCCCAACTACGTGGCGCAGATTTCCGGCCAGGGTCCGAACCCCCAGATGCAGGCAGACTGCCAAAGCTACTCACCGTTCGTCGGCAGCGGCACCGCCAGCCCAGGCCAGGCAGTCGGGGACGGCTGCGTCTTCCCGGCCAGCGTCCCCACCGTCGCGGGGCAGCTCAAGGACGCCGGGAAGACCTGGAAAGGCTACATGGAGGACATGGGAACCCCTTGCCGGCACCCCGCGCTGGGCGCCGTTGACGACACCCAGAAGGCCAAGGTCGGCGACCAGTACGCGGCGCGGCACAACCCGTTTGTGTACTTCGCCGGCATCACCGGATCCCCGGATTGCGCCAACAACGACGTCGACCTGTCCGCCCTAAAGACGGATCTCGCCTCAACCGCCACGACGCCAAACCTGTCGATGATCACACCGAATCTCTGCCATGACGGACACGACTCCCCGTGTGTCGACGGGCAGCCCGGCGGCCTGGCCAGCGCCGATGCGTGGCTCAAAGAATGGGTTCCGGCCATCACCTCCTCCCCCGCCTTCAAGCAGGACGGGGTCCTCGTCATCACCTTCGACGAGTCCGACGGGCCGCAGAGCGACGCCAGTGCGTGCTGCGGCGAGGGACCCGGACCGAATTCGCCGCAGCCGGGCATCACCGGCCCGGGCGGAGGCCGCGTCGGTGCGCTGGTCCTCTCTCCCTTCACCAAGGGCGGCACCTGGTCCACCACCCCCTACAACCACTACAGCCTGCTCGCCAGCATCGAGGACACTTTCGGCCTGCCCTACCTCGGGTACGCCGGGACGCCGGGGCTGAACCGCTTCGGGCTCGACGTCTACAACGCCGGGGTCTAA
- a CDS encoding alkaline phosphatase family protein, which translates to MNFSRRNFLGAAGTAAATALATGATLRAATAATPALPAPAASGIDHIIVVMMENRSFDHFLGWMPGADGKQSGLSYIDRYGIPHSTHHLTDFQGCGHPDPDHSYEGGRIQYNNGKNNGWLRAGENDEFAVGYYDAADLDFWRQAGPDWTVCDQYFAATMAETYPNRFYQHAAATDRIHNSSATSSLTTIWDRLAAAGVSGKYYYGDIPFTALWGTKYLGISHHYSEFLSDASAGTLPAVSFVDPRFTDEGSGTSGDDHPHADIRSGETFLAEVYNAVTSGPGWANTMLVVNYDEWGGFYDHVAPTTAPDTSQETALRGFRVPSLVVSPRARRRYVAHDVYDHTSVLKAIEWRWNLPPLTPRDKAARNIAEVLDFGAPANLAAPKYLVPPFVAGPACTPVGPPPAEEWSGLKEKALADGWKLP; encoded by the coding sequence GTGAATTTTTCAAGACGCAACTTTTTGGGCGCGGCAGGGACCGCAGCCGCCACGGCCCTGGCCACCGGCGCCACGCTCCGGGCCGCAACAGCCGCGACGCCCGCGCTGCCGGCGCCCGCGGCCTCCGGCATCGACCACATCATCGTGGTGATGATGGAGAACCGCTCCTTCGACCACTTCCTCGGCTGGATGCCGGGGGCCGACGGGAAACAGTCCGGGCTGAGCTACATCGACCGCTACGGCATTCCGCACTCAACCCACCACCTGACGGACTTCCAGGGCTGCGGCCACCCGGACCCGGACCACTCCTACGAAGGCGGCCGGATCCAGTACAACAACGGCAAGAACAACGGCTGGCTCCGGGCCGGCGAGAACGACGAGTTCGCCGTCGGGTACTACGACGCCGCCGACCTCGACTTCTGGCGCCAGGCCGGCCCTGACTGGACGGTCTGCGACCAGTACTTCGCGGCGACCATGGCCGAAACCTACCCCAACCGGTTCTACCAGCACGCCGCCGCCACCGACCGGATCCACAACTCCTCAGCCACCAGCTCGCTAACCACGATCTGGGACCGCTTGGCCGCCGCTGGCGTCTCCGGCAAGTACTACTACGGCGACATCCCGTTCACCGCGCTGTGGGGCACCAAGTACCTGGGGATTTCGCACCACTACTCCGAGTTCCTTTCCGACGCGAGTGCAGGGACCCTGCCTGCGGTGTCCTTCGTGGACCCGCGCTTCACCGATGAGGGTTCCGGAACCTCCGGCGACGACCACCCGCACGCCGACATCCGCTCCGGCGAGACGTTTCTGGCCGAGGTCTACAACGCGGTCACCTCCGGTCCGGGCTGGGCCAACACCATGCTGGTGGTCAACTACGACGAGTGGGGCGGCTTCTACGACCACGTCGCGCCGACGACGGCTCCGGACACCAGCCAGGAGACCGCACTGCGCGGCTTCCGGGTTCCTTCCCTGGTGGTCTCGCCCCGCGCCCGGCGCCGCTATGTCGCGCACGACGTCTACGACCACACCTCGGTCCTCAAAGCCATCGAGTGGCGCTGGAACCTGCCGCCGCTCACCCCGCGGGACAAGGCCGCGCGCAATATTGCCGAGGTTCTCGACTTCGGCGCACCGGCAAACCTTGCCGCCCCCAAGTACCTGGTCCCGCCTTTTGTGGCCGGCCCGGCCTGCACCCCTGTGGGACCGCCGCCGGCCGAGGAATGGTCCGGACTGAAAGAGAAAGCACTCGCCGACGGATGGAAGCTCCCGTGA
- a CDS encoding bifunctional lysylphosphatidylglycerol flippase/synthetase MprF: MSAPVSTPVHGAKRTRRRGWPRSVFSSLRSAPVTLGYVAVFWIAGVASSSLFEGPAPGWKAEVAATAHFWPDHWPAVLASALWARNLPGYILGTALVLLVGVPVERQIGSLKLAIAASAAQVAGVLAATGIWEATRLLMGSWARGLDATYFLGPSAMVYGALLAATASMGPLWRRRIRLALFGLLILLALYSGGFTDLVRLGAGSAGALLGPVLLGRRPRLRRPVSSRHEGRVLIALMVAVSAVGPVVAGLTPHAAGPLAVLRLIFTDIQPVDPQTLQSVCAIPAQHRECEAMLLQLRAGGGAIFMAIVPSFLLLLLAEGLRRGRRAAWLGAVVVQAALSVLALITMVGVLQAAGPNTVAGELVDASRVGGRSHPLTLVLPLLLPVILFAVLLACQPMFPVAAPRGTYRRLALRILGLAGVLGVAYVLLGVALAPGFNPAPTLADLVADVPDRFLPLGFTVDLPPAFFPESTPAVLLYEGVGIVFWVISGGWVLTSFLRPAHARNGADIDRARAILRAGQGSSISWMTTWPGNVYWFSGSGESFVAYRVIAGIALTLGGPVGPASGTSDAVEEFAAYCRSNGWSPCFYSVHAEVRDAASALGWDSVQVAQETILPLAGLSFRGKQFQDIRTAMNNAAKAGISAEWVRYPAAPLAIQAQIQAISEEWVADRKMPEMGFTLGGVEELNDPEVRCLLAVDVRRHVHTVTSWLPVYRDGRVAGWTLDFMRGRSSGFRPGIEFLIASAALSFRDEGFDFVSLSGAPLAHAPGEGQIRLHDAGPDETGRLERLLDRLGSALEPVYGFRSLLAFKGKFRPLYAPLYMVYPDSAALPGIANALTRAYLPDLSVRERFRLARSVLRRGAKAGSRSGAAKG, encoded by the coding sequence TTGTCAGCGCCAGTGTCGACGCCCGTCCACGGGGCCAAGCGGACGCGTCGCCGCGGGTGGCCGCGGTCGGTTTTCTCGTCACTGCGGAGCGCGCCGGTCACCCTGGGGTACGTCGCTGTCTTCTGGATCGCCGGCGTCGCGTCGTCGAGCCTCTTCGAGGGCCCGGCACCGGGGTGGAAGGCAGAGGTGGCCGCGACGGCGCATTTCTGGCCCGATCACTGGCCGGCCGTGCTGGCTTCCGCCCTTTGGGCCCGGAACCTGCCAGGCTACATTCTGGGAACGGCGCTCGTGCTGCTTGTCGGGGTACCGGTGGAACGCCAGATTGGAAGCCTGAAGCTGGCGATCGCCGCCAGTGCGGCCCAGGTTGCGGGTGTCCTGGCCGCCACCGGCATCTGGGAGGCAACAAGGCTCCTGATGGGGAGCTGGGCCCGGGGCCTGGACGCAACCTACTTCCTGGGTCCGAGCGCCATGGTCTACGGCGCCCTCCTCGCTGCTACGGCGTCCATGGGGCCGCTGTGGAGGCGCCGGATCCGGCTGGCACTGTTCGGCCTGCTGATCCTGCTGGCGCTTTACAGCGGCGGGTTCACGGATCTGGTCCGTCTTGGGGCCGGCTCTGCCGGCGCGTTGCTCGGCCCCGTGCTCCTGGGCCGCAGACCCCGGCTCCGGCGGCCGGTCAGCTCCCGGCACGAAGGGCGGGTGCTGATAGCGCTGATGGTCGCGGTGTCGGCGGTGGGACCGGTGGTTGCCGGCCTGACCCCGCACGCGGCGGGTCCCCTCGCGGTGCTGCGATTGATTTTTACCGATATCCAGCCTGTGGATCCCCAGACGCTGCAGAGCGTGTGTGCAATCCCCGCGCAGCACCGGGAGTGCGAGGCCATGCTCCTGCAGCTGAGGGCCGGGGGCGGGGCCATCTTCATGGCGATTGTGCCGTCGTTCCTGTTGCTGCTGCTGGCTGAAGGACTGCGCCGGGGGCGGCGTGCCGCCTGGCTTGGTGCCGTGGTGGTCCAGGCCGCGTTGTCGGTCTTGGCGCTCATTACGATGGTCGGGGTCCTGCAGGCGGCGGGCCCCAACACGGTCGCCGGGGAGCTGGTCGACGCCAGCCGGGTGGGCGGCCGGTCCCATCCGCTGACCTTGGTGCTCCCGCTGCTCCTGCCGGTCATTCTTTTTGCGGTGCTGCTGGCGTGCCAGCCGATGTTTCCGGTTGCTGCGCCCCGCGGGACGTACCGGCGGCTGGCACTGCGCATCCTGGGCCTGGCGGGAGTACTCGGTGTTGCCTACGTCCTGCTCGGCGTGGCGCTGGCTCCGGGATTCAACCCAGCCCCGACGCTCGCGGACCTGGTGGCGGACGTCCCGGACAGATTCCTTCCGCTGGGTTTTACCGTGGACTTGCCGCCCGCGTTCTTCCCCGAGAGCACCCCGGCCGTGTTGCTTTATGAGGGGGTCGGGATCGTTTTCTGGGTCATCAGCGGGGGGTGGGTCCTGACGTCGTTCCTGCGTCCGGCGCACGCCCGCAACGGTGCCGATATTGACCGGGCCCGGGCGATCCTCCGGGCCGGCCAGGGAAGCTCCATCTCGTGGATGACGACCTGGCCGGGCAACGTTTACTGGTTTTCGGGCAGCGGCGAGAGCTTCGTCGCCTACCGCGTCATCGCCGGCATCGCGCTCACCCTTGGCGGCCCGGTCGGCCCGGCGTCCGGGACCAGCGATGCGGTGGAGGAATTCGCCGCGTACTGCAGGTCCAACGGATGGAGTCCGTGCTTCTACTCCGTGCACGCCGAGGTCCGGGACGCCGCGTCCGCGCTTGGCTGGGATTCGGTGCAGGTCGCCCAGGAGACCATTCTTCCCCTGGCCGGCCTGTCCTTCCGCGGCAAGCAGTTCCAGGACATCCGGACGGCCATGAACAACGCCGCCAAGGCAGGCATCAGCGCCGAGTGGGTGCGCTATCCCGCCGCGCCGCTGGCAATCCAGGCGCAGATCCAGGCCATCTCCGAGGAATGGGTGGCCGACCGGAAGATGCCCGAGATGGGCTTCACCCTTGGGGGCGTCGAAGAGCTCAACGACCCCGAAGTCCGCTGCCTTCTCGCCGTCGACGTCCGGCGCCACGTCCACACCGTGACGTCATGGCTGCCGGTCTACCGGGACGGACGCGTTGCGGGATGGACGCTGGACTTCATGCGGGGTCGAAGCTCAGGATTCCGGCCGGGGATCGAGTTCCTCATCGCCTCCGCTGCGCTGAGCTTCCGGGACGAGGGTTTCGACTTCGTCAGCCTCTCCGGGGCGCCCCTGGCCCATGCCCCCGGGGAGGGCCAAATCCGGCTCCACGATGCCGGACCGGACGAGACCGGACGCCTGGAGCGCCTGCTCGACCGGCTGGGGTCGGCGCTGGAGCCCGTCTACGGCTTCCGTTCACTCCTGGCTTTCAAGGGGAAGTTCCGTCCGCTCTATGCCCCGCTGTACATGGTCTATCCGGACTCTGCGGCGCTGCCCGGCATCGCCAACGCGCTCACCCGTGCCTACCTGCCCGACCTTTCCGTCCGGGAGCGCTTCCGGCTGGCCCGCAGCGTCCTCCGCCGCGGCGCCAAAGCCGGGTCCCGGTCCGGTGCCGCGAAGGGCTGA
- a CDS encoding response regulator transcription factor, with protein sequence MTLADRPALLLVEDDPVLGPLIAELLEPDYRVRLVANGQDGLHLGLTEPWDVLVIDRGLPVMDGIAVIAALRSKGIATPILILTALGDPDEKVRGLDAGANDYVTKPFDAGELAARLRALTRSYARAADTISIGDWELDPASRLVRSVYGGTVTLTAKETEVLAALAAEPGRVFTRDELLAGFFDPTDQPGVIDTYVHHLRRKITRTVIRTVHGVGYQLGEAND encoded by the coding sequence ATGACACTTGCTGACCGGCCGGCCCTGCTGCTCGTCGAGGACGACCCCGTACTGGGCCCGCTGATCGCCGAACTGCTGGAGCCGGACTACCGGGTCCGCCTGGTCGCCAACGGCCAGGACGGCCTGCACCTGGGCCTGACCGAGCCGTGGGACGTGCTGGTCATTGACCGCGGCCTGCCCGTGATGGACGGAATTGCCGTGATCGCGGCTCTGCGGTCCAAGGGGATCGCCACGCCGATCCTGATACTGACGGCGCTGGGCGACCCGGACGAGAAGGTCCGGGGGCTGGACGCGGGTGCCAACGATTACGTGACCAAGCCGTTCGACGCCGGCGAACTGGCCGCTCGGCTGCGCGCCCTGACCCGGAGCTACGCCCGGGCCGCGGACACCATCAGCATCGGCGACTGGGAACTTGATCCGGCGTCGCGGTTGGTCCGCTCTGTCTACGGCGGCACGGTAACCCTCACGGCCAAGGAGACCGAGGTGCTCGCGGCGCTTGCCGCCGAACCCGGAAGGGTCTTTACGCGCGATGAACTGCTCGCAGGCTTCTTCGACCCCACGGACCAGCCCGGCGTGATCGACACCTACGTCCACCACCTGCGCCGGAAAATCACCAGGACCGTCATCCGCACCGTCCACGGCGTCGGCTACCAGCTCGGCGAGGCCAATGACTAG
- a CDS encoding esterase family protein produces MQQLLGLNVVDKALLYAFYGLSILACLYLAVRRPLPPRWLLVAFAGLAGGALAGAITLFVCEVVINVFGLPLEPDTRAWVISAFAGVGLAVVNLWRSRWWRKAAAVIAVLVFVSTAALGINAGYGLNPTLGAMLGLNQAQHLALPALNPKARQDSGVPLWQSWTPPAGMPATGRSGAVSIPATASGFRARDAYLYLPPAALVADPPPLPIVIMMMGQPGGPEQNKSAVQELNALAQRNHGLAPLFLTIDQLGNPYQNPVCVDSDKGKVYTYVTTDVVNFIRTKLNVATARVQWAVAGYSNGGECALSFGAKRPELFGSLLDISGELEPIDGSPDNTVKTIFGGSQAAFTAEKPATILKAHQYSDSLAIFTSGALDPVYGPQAAAAEALAKAAGMTTRRFVGEGIGHRGDSVDYGLKTGLPLLFERFGLMPPGSS; encoded by the coding sequence ATGCAGCAGCTGCTCGGCCTGAACGTCGTCGATAAAGCGCTGCTCTACGCCTTCTACGGCCTGTCGATACTCGCCTGCCTCTACCTCGCGGTCCGGAGACCGCTTCCGCCGCGCTGGTTGCTGGTGGCGTTTGCGGGGCTGGCCGGCGGCGCCCTCGCCGGGGCCATCACGCTCTTTGTCTGCGAAGTCGTGATCAATGTGTTCGGACTGCCGCTGGAGCCCGATACCCGCGCCTGGGTCATCTCTGCCTTCGCCGGCGTCGGCCTCGCCGTGGTCAACCTGTGGCGTTCCCGCTGGTGGCGGAAGGCGGCCGCCGTGATCGCCGTGCTGGTCTTCGTCTCGACGGCGGCCCTGGGCATCAACGCCGGCTACGGGCTGAACCCCACCCTGGGTGCCATGCTCGGGCTGAACCAGGCCCAGCACCTGGCCCTGCCTGCGCTCAACCCGAAGGCCCGGCAGGACAGCGGTGTTCCGCTGTGGCAGAGCTGGACGCCCCCGGCCGGGATGCCGGCCACGGGGCGAAGCGGGGCCGTATCGATCCCGGCAACGGCCTCGGGTTTCCGCGCCCGGGACGCGTATCTGTACCTGCCGCCCGCGGCCCTGGTCGCCGACCCGCCGCCCCTGCCGATCGTCATCATGATGATGGGCCAGCCGGGAGGACCTGAGCAGAACAAATCCGCCGTCCAGGAACTCAACGCCCTCGCCCAACGCAACCACGGGCTGGCCCCGCTCTTCCTCACCATCGACCAACTGGGCAATCCCTACCAGAATCCCGTCTGCGTGGACTCCGACAAGGGCAAGGTCTACACCTACGTCACCACCGACGTCGTCAATTTCATCCGCACCAAGCTCAATGTGGCGACCGCCCGCGTCCAGTGGGCGGTCGCGGGCTACTCCAACGGCGGCGAGTGCGCCCTCTCCTTCGGGGCCAAGAGGCCGGAGCTCTTCGGGTCCCTGCTGGACATCTCGGGCGAGCTTGAGCCGATTGACGGCTCTCCCGACAACACCGTGAAGACTATTTTCGGGGGCAGCCAGGCGGCGTTCACCGCGGAAAAGCCAGCCACCATCCTCAAGGCGCACCAGTACAGCGACTCGCTCGCCATCTTCACCAGCGGCGCCCTGGATCCGGTGTACGGGCCGCAGGCCGCCGCCGCCGAGGCGTTGGCCAAGGCCGCCGGCATGACAACCCGCCGGTTCGTCGGCGAAGGCATCGGCCACCGGGGCGACTCGGTGGATTACGGGCTCAAGACCGGGCTGCCGTTGCTTTTCGAGAGGTTCGGACTGATGCCGCCGGGAAGTTCTTAA
- a CDS encoding phosphatase PAP2 family protein: protein MAGPAPVDRSAQHPVPDGRPAAAPRFRALPQARHWLLLGILLCAAVIALGMAVQLVPGDTRAELGVDQDLSQHHSAALTAVAMGINVLFGPVVGLVLIGIVALFLWLVGRDLVKAVAFGLVACSGWVASEVFKLIIARQRPNPAMLVDPLSPETGSNSFPSGHVSFAVALAFALYFLARGTRWSKVIAAAGAALALVVAWSRLYIGVHYPSDVAASFLAASAAVVLLSGLWNRFGPRLVERLPSAVFLRSNRA, encoded by the coding sequence ATGGCTGGACCCGCCCCTGTCGACCGATCCGCACAGCACCCCGTTCCCGACGGCCGCCCCGCTGCGGCGCCGCGGTTCCGGGCCCTTCCGCAGGCCCGGCACTGGCTGCTGCTGGGCATCCTGCTCTGCGCCGCCGTGATCGCGCTGGGCATGGCTGTGCAGCTGGTGCCCGGGGACACCCGGGCCGAACTGGGCGTGGACCAGGACCTCAGCCAGCACCACTCCGCCGCGCTGACCGCCGTCGCGATGGGCATCAACGTGCTGTTCGGGCCCGTGGTTGGACTCGTCCTGATCGGCATCGTCGCGCTGTTCCTCTGGCTGGTCGGCCGCGATCTGGTCAAGGCCGTCGCTTTCGGCCTGGTGGCGTGTTCGGGCTGGGTGGCCAGCGAAGTCTTCAAGCTCATCATTGCCCGCCAGCGGCCCAACCCGGCCATGCTGGTGGACCCGCTGTCCCCGGAGACGGGTTCGAACAGCTTCCCGAGCGGCCACGTCTCCTTCGCCGTCGCGCTGGCGTTCGCGCTCTACTTCCTGGCCCGGGGGACCCGCTGGTCCAAGGTGATCGCCGCCGCCGGCGCAGCTTTGGCCCTGGTCGTGGCCTGGTCGCGGCTCTACATCGGGGTGCACTACCCCAGCGACGTGGCAGCCTCGTTCCTGGCCGCCAGCGCAGCGGTGGTCCTGCTATCCGGGCTCTGGAACCGCTTCGGCCCCCGGCTCGTGGAGCGTCTGCCGTCCGCCGTGTTCCTCCGATCAAACCGAGCGTAA
- a CDS encoding DedA family protein → MVHSIDISGLAPALAAAGGSPSLLDPASLLAGLGPAALGVIAAMVFIESGVLFPFLPGDSLLFTAGLLHQQLQLTLPVLIGVVTAAAIAGDQVGYLLGRTFGRRWFKDDARVLKTAHLATTEEFFRRHGGAAVVLARFVPMVRTFAPLTAGIGRYEYKAFTLWNIVGALAWATSVTLLGTWLGHYEIIAQNIDVIAVVMVLVSVVPWLIQLLKRRRSNRRDAGAPPEAEHGTAHDTGDAGLHREPAAKE, encoded by the coding sequence ATGGTGCACAGTATCGACATTTCGGGACTGGCCCCGGCCCTGGCGGCCGCCGGAGGATCTCCTTCCCTGCTCGACCCCGCCAGCCTGCTCGCCGGGCTCGGGCCGGCCGCGCTGGGCGTCATCGCCGCGATGGTGTTCATCGAATCGGGCGTGCTCTTCCCCTTCCTGCCCGGCGACTCCCTGCTCTTCACCGCCGGACTCCTGCATCAGCAGCTGCAGCTGACGCTGCCCGTGCTGATCGGCGTCGTCACGGCGGCGGCCATCGCGGGCGACCAGGTCGGCTACCTGCTGGGGCGTACCTTTGGCCGGCGGTGGTTCAAGGATGACGCCAGGGTGCTGAAGACAGCCCACCTGGCCACAACGGAAGAGTTCTTCCGCCGCCACGGCGGCGCCGCCGTCGTGCTGGCCCGATTCGTACCCATGGTCAGGACGTTCGCGCCGCTGACCGCAGGCATCGGCCGCTACGAGTACAAGGCCTTTACCCTCTGGAACATCGTCGGGGCGCTGGCCTGGGCCACCTCCGTGACCTTGCTGGGCACCTGGCTGGGACACTATGAGATCATCGCCCAGAACATCGACGTCATCGCCGTGGTGATGGTCCTCGTCTCCGTCGTGCCGTGGCTGATCCAGTTGCTCAAGCGCCGCCGCAGCAACCGCCGCGACGCCGGTGCCCCGCCGGAGGCCGAGCACGGAACCGCCCACGACACGGGCGACGCCGGACTCCACCGGGAACCGGCCGCGAAAGAATAA
- a CDS encoding polysaccharide deacetylase family protein encodes MAWHPNRRSFLLTAAAALVLPGSGPEHLQTRAAGTAEQALPTPVLPEPPAGRPAPSVTALSRADVTKAFTGRTAKYWGLEAPGVLTRLPSAAGGVALTADFCGGPDGNGADLALLALLRQQHVPATLFLNSRWIAANLALAKDLAADPLFELANHGTTHRPLSVAGKSAYGITGTANAGEVYDEVMANDVRLTELTGQRPRYFRPGTAHLDEVAAEIVRALGVIPVGFSVNGDGGATFPAATVTHEVSRAHAGDIVIIHGNHPAGGTAAGLARALASMKDRGETFLPLPRS; translated from the coding sequence GTGGCTTGGCACCCAAACCGGCGGTCATTCCTGCTGACCGCGGCAGCCGCCCTCGTCCTGCCCGGCTCCGGCCCCGAGCACCTGCAAACCAGGGCCGCCGGAACCGCAGAACAGGCACTGCCCACTCCGGTCCTGCCGGAACCGCCGGCCGGCCGCCCGGCGCCGTCGGTGACGGCGCTGAGCCGTGCTGACGTGACGAAGGCGTTCACCGGGCGCACCGCGAAGTACTGGGGACTGGAAGCACCCGGTGTACTTACCCGGCTGCCCTCCGCTGCGGGCGGGGTGGCGCTGACCGCTGATTTTTGCGGCGGGCCCGACGGCAATGGGGCCGATCTGGCTCTCCTGGCCCTGCTGCGGCAGCAGCACGTCCCCGCCACCTTGTTCTTGAACTCGCGATGGATCGCCGCCAACCTTGCCCTCGCCAAGGACCTGGCCGCCGACCCGCTCTTCGAGCTCGCCAACCACGGCACCACCCACCGGCCCCTGTCCGTTGCGGGCAAAAGCGCCTACGGGATCACCGGCACCGCAAATGCCGGCGAGGTCTACGACGAGGTCATGGCCAACGACGTCCGCCTCACCGAACTCACCGGACAGCGGCCCCGCTACTTCAGGCCCGGCACCGCTCACCTGGACGAAGTCGCCGCAGAAATTGTCCGCGCCTTGGGCGTCATCCCGGTCGGATTCAGCGTCAACGGCGACGGCGGCGCCACCTTCCCCGCCGCGACGGTCACCCACGAGGTCTCCCGCGCCCACGCCGGCGACATTGTCATCATTCACGGCAACCACCCCGCCGGCGGCACCGCCGCCGGACTTGCCCGTGCCCTGGCGTCCATGAAGGACCGCGGCGAAACCTTCCTCCCGCTCCCCCGGAGCTGA